The sequence below is a genomic window from Cryobacterium arcticum.
CCTCGAGGGCATCCGGGGTCAGCCCGGCCAGCAGCACCTTGCCGAGCGAGGTCGCGTAGGCGGGAAACCGGGTGCCGATCGTGACCGACAGCGCCACCAGCTTGGGCACGGCCACCCGGGCGACGTAGACCACGTCGGCGCCGTCGAGTTGGGCCACCGAGCAGGACTCGTTCACGCGGGTGCTCAGGTCGGTGAGGTGCGGCCGGGAGAGCTCCCAGATGTTGCTCGAGCACACGTAGGCCATGCCCAGCTCCAGCACCCGCGGGGTGAGGCTGAAGCCGGCATCGTCGCTCCGCACATAGCCGAGCTCGGCCAGGGTGATCAGGATGCGCCGAGCGGTGGGCCGGGCGAGCCCTGTCGCGGTCGCCACCTCACTGAGGTTGAGCACCGGGCGGCCGGGGGCGAAGACCGTGAGCACGTCCAGGCCGCGGGCAATCGCCTCGATGAAATCGGGACTCTCGGTGGCGCGCGCCATCACAACCTCTCCGCGTCGGGCCACGCCGGGCGGACCACGGGAAATCTGCCCGCCACCCTTGACCGTCGATCGCTTCTGGGGTTCACTATAGATCACTGTCCGCCCAGCGGACAGTCGTCCGCAGAATTGAAAGGCAAAGATGCCTCACCCATTCGCATCGACCCCCACGGGTGCCCCGCGCACCGTCGAGGCGCCCGCACCCCAGGCCGGCCCGCTCGACGGCCTGCTCGTGGCCGACTTCTCCCGTGTCTTGGCCGGCCCGTACTCCACCCAGCTGATGGGCGACCTCGGCGCCACCATCGTCAAGGTGGAGGGCCCCTCCGGCGACGAGACCCGCGACTGGGCGCCGCCCGAACGCGACGGCGTCTCCACGTACTACCTGGGCGTCAACCGCAACAAGCGCAGCATCACCCTCAACCTCGCCGACGCCGGCGATCGCTCTCTCGCGCAGGAACTCGCCCGCCGGGCCGACATCGTGATCGAGAACTTCAAGCCGGGGGGCCTGGCCAAGTTCGGCCTGGACTACGCCTCCGTGCGCGAAGGCAACCCGGCCGTGATCTACGCGTCGATCAGCGGCTTCGGCACCGCCGGCGGCGCCGCGCTGCCCGGCTACGACCTGATCGTGCAGGCCATGAGCGGCCTGATGAGCCTCACCGGCGACGCCGACGGCACCCCGTTCCGCAGCGGAGTCTCGGTGTTCGACGTCATGACGGGCATGCAGGCCACCGTCGGCATCCTGGCTGCGCTCAACCACCGCAACAGCACCGGGCAGGGCCAGCAGGTGGAGGTGAACCTGCTCTCCACCGCCCTGTCGGCGATGGCCAACCACAGTTCCACCTACGTCGCGGGCGGCCAGGTGCCGTTCCGCATGGGCAATGCCCACCCCAGCCTGTTCCCCTACGAACCCCTGCCGGCCAGCGACGGTGACATCGTGATCGTGGCGGCCAACGATGCCCAGTTCGTCAAGCTCGCGGGCGCGCTCGGCCACCCGGAGTGGGCCGAAGACGACAGGTTCGCCCGCACCGTGTCCCGCAATCAGAACCGGGAGACGCTCCGGCCGCTACTGGTGGCCGCCCTCGCCACGAAGACCACCGCAGAGTGGTTCGATGAGCTCACCCTGGCCGGAGTGGCCTGCGGACCGATCAACACCATCGACGACGGCGTTGCCCTGGCCGAACGGCTGGGCCTCAAGCCGGTCGTGCAGGTGGGCACGGGCGACGCGGCCATCCCCATGGTGCGCAACCCCATCGACTTCTCCCTCACCCCCGCCCGCTACCTGTCACCGCCACCCGCGCTCGGGCAGGATGCCGCGGAGATCCGCCAGTGGCTCTCCCGATCTGACGCCGACCACGAGAACATCCCCTACGACGAGAGCGAGTTCGACCTGTGACCGACTACCCCACCGGCCTGGGCACCAGCGACCGCGACACCATCTCGCTGCTCGGCCACGACCTCGCCGGCGACCTGCTCGGCACCGTCACCTTCGGCGAACTCGCCTTCTGGCTGGCCACCCAGCAGCGACCCACCCCCGGGCAGCTGCGCGTGTTCGAGGCCGTTCTCGTCTCGCTGGCCGACCACGGCTTCACCCCCACCGCCATCGCCGCCCGGCTCACCTACTACTCCGCCCCCGACTCGCTGCAAGGCGCCATAGCCGCGGGCCTGCTCGGCGGTGGCAGCCGCTTCCTCGGCGTCACCGAAGACACCGGAATGTTCCTGCACACCGCGCTGGCCGACCTCGGCGACACGAGCGGCTTCACCGACGAGCAGTGGGATGCCGCGGCCCTCACCCTGCTCACCCAGACGAAGCAGTCCGGCCGCCGGGTGCCCGGCCTCGGCCATCCGGTGCACAAGCTGCGCGATCCCCGCACTGACGTGATCATCCGCATCGCCGATGAGCAGGGCCTGCGCGGTGCGCACCTGCGCCTGTTCGAGGCCATCGGCCGCACCAACGGCCAGGTGCTGGGCAAGGACCTGCCGCTGAACGGCGCGGGTGTGGCCGGCGCCGCGCTGGCCGACCTGGGCCTGCCCATCGAGCTGCTGCGCGGCTTCGCCCTGCTCGCCCGCACCGCCGGGCTGATCGGCCACCTCGCCGAGGAGCGCATCAACCCCATCGCCCCGGCGATCTACGCCGAGGTCGACCGCAACGCCGTGTACGTGCCCGCCATCCCCACCAACTAGTCCAGCGTCAGCCTCGAAGCAGAAGTCTCGAAGGAGAGAAATGGCCACCCTGAGCGCGGTGCTCGCCACCACCCACCACCCGTTCTACCTCAAAGCCACCACGGCGCCGCCGGAAGAGCGGATGCCGCAGGCCGACGAGTGGAAGCGCAAGGTGGAGGCCTATCGCGAGACCCTCACGGTGGCCAAGCCCGACATCCTGGTGATGGTCGGTGCCGACCACTTCCATCAGTTCTTCTCCGACAACTACCCCACCTTCCTCATCGGCAAGCAGCCGATGTACGACGCCACCTTCTACAACGAGACCCGGGAGTTCGGTCTGCCGACCTTCCTGCTGCAGGGCCACGAGGAGCTTTCCGGCTACATGTTGCAGGGGCTGCTCGACCGCGGCTTCGACTTCTCGGTCAGCCACGAGCTCAAGATCGACCACTCGATCATCTGCCCGATCATCACCACCCGGCCGGATGCCGACCTGCCGATCGTGCCCATCTACACGAACATCTTCGCTCCCCCGCTGCCGAGCCCCAAGCGGTTCTGGGACCTGGGCCGGGCCATCCGTTCGATCATCGACGAGTGGCCGAGCGACCTGCGGGTGGCGGCGGTGGGCAGCGGTCACCTCTCGCTCGAGCTCGGCGGCCCGCGCCAGTTCGGCGAGACCGGCCCCGACCCCGAGTTCGACCTGCAGGCCATCGAGTGGCTGCGCACCGGTGACATCGACGGGATCCTCGCCAACGTCACCCACGAGAGCATGTCGGGTGCCGGCAACGCCACCCACGGGTTCATGGACCTGATCCTGATGATGGGCATCGCCGGGCCGATCGAGGCGTCCTACGTCGACAGCCTCGACCTCTTCCATACCCGCGAGGCCTATGTGACGTGGTACCCGGAGGGGGCGCCGTCGTGAGCATCTACTACGTGAACAAGTTCCTGTTCCAGGTCGACGCCGACCCCGAGCTGCTCGCCCGGTACAAGGCCGACCCGGCCGAGCTGGTGGCCTGGTGGGAGACGGAGCGCGGACCCTGGTTGAACCGGGTGGAACGCACCACCTGGTTGGGCTTCACCGACACCGAACGCCGCGCGCTCGTCGAGCACGACTACGTGACCCTGTTCGAACTCGGTGCGCACTTCTTCCTCTCGCTCACGATCTTCATCGCGATCTACGACGCCGACTACGCCGCCCGGTCCGGCCCGCTCTCCTTCCAACGGGAGTACGGCGCCAACCTCGCCCACTGGATGGGCAAGGAGTACCCGAGCGTCGCCCTGTAACACTGCCGCACCGCCCCCAGTTCGTCATTCGCCCGACTAAGGCAAAGGAGCCCGTCATGCCCGTCACCCCCGTTCCCGCCCTGCCCGACCACGCGCCGCCCGCCACGGTTTTCCGCGACGCCACCGTGCTCACGATGGATGCCGGCCGGCAGATCCTGCCGCACACCGATGTGCTCATCGTCGACGACAGCATTGCGGCGATCGGCCCGCACCTCGTGGTGCCGGACGGCACCTTCGAGATCGACGCGGCCGGCGGCATCCTGATGCCGGGCATGATCGACACGCACCGGCACATGTGGCAGACCGCGATGCGCGGCTACGGCGCCGACTGGACCCTCACCCAGTACTTCGTCTGGTACTACCTCGAACACGGCAAGCACTTCCGCCCGCAGGATGTCTACGCCGGCAACCTGCTCTCCTCGCTCGACGCCATCGACGCCGGCATCACCACCACGGTGGACTGGTCGCACGGGCTGCGCACCATCGAGCACGCTGAGGCGGCGCTCGCGGCGCTGCAGGAGGCGCCCGGCCGCTCGGTGCTGGCCTACGGCAACATCTTCGCCGGGCCCTGGGAGTGGTCGGACTCCGACGAGTTCAAGGCCTTCGCCGCCGCCCGCGAGAAGGGCAACGAGATGCTTGGCTTCCAGATGGCGTTCGACGTCACCGGCGATCCCACCTTCCCCGAGCGGCGCGCCTTCGAGGTGGCTCGCGACCTCGACCTGGCCGTCACCACGCACGCCGGGGTGTGGGGAGCGACCAACGACGACGGCATCCGGCTGATGTACGAGAACGGCTTCATGACCCCCGGCACGGTCTACGTGCACGCGGCCACCCTCTCCGACGACTCCTACCAGCGCATCGCCGCCACCGGTGGATCGGTGTCGCTGTCGACCGAGAGCGAGCAGAGCTGCGGCCAGGGCTACCCGCCGTCGTGGGTGCTGCGCTCGCACGGCATCCCGGTGTCTCTCTCGGTGGACACCAGCGTCTGGTTCAGCAGCGACCTGTTCGCCGCGATGCGCACCACCCTCGGCGCCGACCGCTCGATCGAGCACATGAAGGCGCACGAGCTGGGCGACACCGTCACGCACTCGCACCTGCGCGCCGAACACGTGGTGGACTGGGCCACCCGCGGCGGCGCAGCAGCACTCGGCAAGGAGGCCACCCTGGGCTCTATCGAGGTGGGCAAGAAGGCGGATGTGGTGCTGGTGAAGAACGACGCCTCACCGTCGATGTTCCCGGTTCTGAACCCTTACGGGCACATCGCCCTGCAGGCCAACCGGGCCGACGTGCACACCGTGCTCGTGAACGGGAGGATCGTCAAGTACGCCAACGCCCTCGTCGGCGACCAGCTCGCGACGGCCCGCACCGCGGTGGAGGACACCATCACCCACCTGCAGTCCACCCTCGGCGATGAGGTCTGGAACGCGGGCATGAACCCCGACATCCCGGCCACGAAGATCCTCGACAACCCGTACACCTACACGGAG
It includes:
- a CDS encoding amidohydrolase family protein; the protein is MPVTPVPALPDHAPPATVFRDATVLTMDAGRQILPHTDVLIVDDSIAAIGPHLVVPDGTFEIDAAGGILMPGMIDTHRHMWQTAMRGYGADWTLTQYFVWYYLEHGKHFRPQDVYAGNLLSSLDAIDAGITTTVDWSHGLRTIEHAEAALAALQEAPGRSVLAYGNIFAGPWEWSDSDEFKAFAAAREKGNEMLGFQMAFDVTGDPTFPERRAFEVARDLDLAVTTHAGVWGATNDDGIRLMYENGFMTPGTVYVHAATLSDDSYQRIAATGGSVSLSTESEQSCGQGYPPSWVLRSHGIPVSLSVDTSVWFSSDLFAAMRTTLGADRSIEHMKAHELGDTVTHSHLRAEHVVDWATRGGAAALGKEATLGSIEVGKKADVVLVKNDASPSMFPVLNPYGHIALQANRADVHTVLVNGRIVKYANALVGDQLATARTAVEDTITHLQSTLGDEVWNAGMNPDIPATKILDNPYTYTEYRTSSTHEAAEV
- a CDS encoding IclR family transcriptional regulator domain-containing protein encodes the protein MARATESPDFIEAIARGLDVLTVFAPGRPVLNLSEVATATGLARPTARRILITLAELGYVRSDDAGFSLTPRVLELGMAYVCSSNIWELSRPHLTDLSTRVNESCSVAQLDGADVVYVARVAVPKLVALSVTIGTRFPAYATSLGKVLLAGLTPDALEATLSKPSRSPVTAVWTPSRTEIDAALAEVRERGWAITDQQLAPAIRSVAAPIRNGAGAVVAAVNLNTHAYETSMQTLVDDYLPQLLRAAEGISADWARWDARPVGEVADR
- a CDS encoding CaiB/BaiF CoA transferase family protein; the encoded protein is MPHPFASTPTGAPRTVEAPAPQAGPLDGLLVADFSRVLAGPYSTQLMGDLGATIVKVEGPSGDETRDWAPPERDGVSTYYLGVNRNKRSITLNLADAGDRSLAQELARRADIVIENFKPGGLAKFGLDYASVREGNPAVIYASISGFGTAGGAALPGYDLIVQAMSGLMSLTGDADGTPFRSGVSVFDVMTGMQATVGILAALNHRNSTGQGQQVEVNLLSTALSAMANHSSTYVAGGQVPFRMGNAHPSLFPYEPLPASDGDIVIVAANDAQFVKLAGALGHPEWAEDDRFARTVSRNQNRETLRPLLVAALATKTTAEWFDELTLAGVACGPINTIDDGVALAERLGLKPVVQVGTGDAAIPMVRNPIDFSLTPARYLSPPPALGQDAAEIRQWLSRSDADHENIPYDESEFDL
- a CDS encoding citryl-CoA lyase; amino-acid sequence: MTDYPTGLGTSDRDTISLLGHDLAGDLLGTVTFGELAFWLATQQRPTPGQLRVFEAVLVSLADHGFTPTAIAARLTYYSAPDSLQGAIAAGLLGGGSRFLGVTEDTGMFLHTALADLGDTSGFTDEQWDAAALTLLTQTKQSGRRVPGLGHPVHKLRDPRTDVIIRIADEQGLRGAHLRLFEAIGRTNGQVLGKDLPLNGAGVAGAALADLGLPIELLRGFALLARTAGLIGHLAEERINPIAPAIYAEVDRNAVYVPAIPTN
- a CDS encoding extradiol ring-cleavage dioxygenase; this translates as MATLSAVLATTHHPFYLKATTAPPEERMPQADEWKRKVEAYRETLTVAKPDILVMVGADHFHQFFSDNYPTFLIGKQPMYDATFYNETREFGLPTFLLQGHEELSGYMLQGLLDRGFDFSVSHELKIDHSIICPIITTRPDADLPIVPIYTNIFAPPLPSPKRFWDLGRAIRSIIDEWPSDLRVAAVGSGHLSLELGGPRQFGETGPDPEFDLQAIEWLRTGDIDGILANVTHESMSGAGNATHGFMDLILMMGIAGPIEASYVDSLDLFHTREAYVTWYPEGAPS